A stretch of the Streptomyces sp. NBC_00078 genome encodes the following:
- a CDS encoding ABC transporter ATP-binding protein — protein MSLVQVTDLSVEFGDLRAVDGLSFSLEQGGALALVGESGSGKSTVASALLGLHRGTGARVGGSIEVAGVDVQQASEDGLRRLRGAKAAMVFQDPLSSLDPYYAIGDQIAEVYRVHTRVSRRAARARATEVLDRVGIPDARRRSRSRPNEFSGGMRQRALIAMALACEPGLLIADEPTTALDVTVQAQILDLLHTLREETGMGLLLVTHDVGVAAESVDEVLVMRHGRVVEHGPVGTVLGSPAQAYTRELLGAVPRVDAPRAPSQASDEVALEAKGLRREFGRGKRAFAAVDDVSLTIHRGETLGVVGESGSGKTTLGRMLVGLLEPTAGAVRYDGHARVGVNPAVQMVFQDPVSSLNPRRSVGESIADPLRARRERDEKRIRGRVTELLERVGLDGAHYDRYPHEFSGGQRQRVGIARALAADPRVIVCDEPVSALDVTTQAQVVALLGELQRELGLALVFVAHDLAVVRQVSDRVMVMRGGRIVESGPADEVYDNPQDPYTKQLLAAVPALDPQVAARRRAARRDLAAA, from the coding sequence GTGAGTCTCGTCCAAGTCACGGATCTGTCCGTCGAGTTCGGGGACCTCAGGGCCGTCGACGGCCTCTCCTTCAGCCTGGAACAGGGCGGCGCCCTGGCCCTGGTCGGCGAGTCCGGCTCCGGCAAGTCCACGGTCGCCTCGGCCCTGCTGGGGCTGCACCGCGGGACCGGCGCGCGGGTCGGCGGCTCGATCGAGGTCGCGGGCGTCGACGTACAGCAGGCGTCCGAGGACGGCCTGCGGCGGCTGCGCGGCGCGAAGGCGGCCATGGTCTTCCAGGACCCGCTGTCGTCCCTCGACCCGTACTACGCGATCGGCGACCAGATCGCCGAGGTGTACCGCGTGCACACGCGCGTGTCGCGACGAGCGGCACGCGCGCGTGCGACGGAAGTACTGGACCGGGTGGGAATTCCGGACGCACGGCGCCGGTCGCGGTCCCGTCCGAACGAGTTCAGCGGCGGCATGCGGCAGCGCGCGCTCATCGCCATGGCGCTGGCCTGCGAGCCCGGCCTGCTGATCGCCGACGAGCCGACCACCGCGCTCGACGTGACCGTCCAGGCCCAGATCCTCGACCTGCTGCACACACTGCGCGAGGAGACCGGCATGGGGCTGCTGCTCGTCACGCACGACGTGGGCGTGGCCGCCGAGAGCGTCGACGAGGTGCTCGTCATGCGGCACGGGCGCGTGGTCGAACACGGGCCGGTCGGCACCGTACTGGGATCGCCCGCCCAGGCGTACACCCGCGAACTCCTCGGTGCCGTCCCGCGCGTGGACGCGCCGCGCGCGCCCTCGCAGGCGTCCGACGAGGTCGCCCTGGAGGCGAAGGGCCTCAGGCGCGAGTTCGGGCGCGGCAAGCGGGCGTTCGCGGCCGTGGACGACGTGTCGCTGACCATCCACCGGGGCGAGACCCTCGGCGTCGTCGGCGAGAGCGGCAGCGGCAAGACGACCCTGGGGCGCATGCTGGTCGGGCTGCTGGAGCCGACCGCGGGGGCGGTCCGCTACGACGGGCACGCGCGCGTGGGCGTGAACCCGGCCGTGCAGATGGTCTTCCAGGACCCCGTCTCCTCCCTCAACCCCCGCCGCAGCGTGGGCGAGTCGATCGCCGACCCGCTCCGCGCACGTCGGGAGCGGGACGAGAAGCGGATCAGGGGGCGCGTGACGGAACTGCTGGAGCGCGTGGGGCTCGACGGGGCGCACTACGACCGCTACCCGCACGAGTTCAGCGGTGGCCAACGCCAGCGTGTGGGCATCGCGCGGGCGCTCGCGGCCGACCCGCGCGTCATCGTCTGCGACGAGCCCGTCTCCGCGCTGGACGTGACGACGCAGGCCCAGGTCGTCGCCCTCCTCGGTGAACTCCAGCGAGAACTCGGGCTCGCGCTCGTCTTCGTCGCGCACGACCTCGCCGTCGTCCGTCAGGTCAGCGACCGGGTCATGGTGATGCGCGGCGGCCGGATCGTCGAGTCCGGACCCGCCGACGAGGTGTACGACAACCCCCAGGACCCGTACACCAAGCAGCTCCTGGCCGCCGTGCCGGCACTCGACCCCCAGGTCGCGGCCCGGCGCAGGGCGGCACGGCGGGATCTGGCCGCAGCTTGA
- a CDS encoding ABC transporter permease → MSGFAGFALRRTVGSVITLLVISVIIYVVFYATPGNVAQITCGPRCSPEQVHQVAQQLKLGDPLYLRYWHFLEGIVVGQDYSTGTSVEHCSAPCLGLSYQTDQQVTRIILTKLPVSLSLVVGAMVLWLLLGVGTGVLSAWRRGRFTERALTGITLAGISTPVFVIGLVLMIVVCGQLELLPFPEYVSFSGDPEQWAWGLLLPWFTLALSESAYFARLTRASMLETLAEDHIRTFRAYGVGERSIVGRHALRGAMAPIIALNANDFGSAVGGAVLIESLFGLPGIGQELVHAVTVVDLPVVVGMVLVIGFFVVLANAVADVLYAVADRRVVLT, encoded by the coding sequence ATGAGCGGCTTCGCCGGTTTCGCGCTGCGCCGGACCGTGGGCAGCGTGATCACCCTGCTCGTCATCTCGGTGATCATCTACGTCGTCTTCTACGCCACTCCCGGCAACGTCGCCCAGATCACCTGCGGCCCGCGCTGCTCACCGGAACAGGTCCACCAGGTCGCCCAGCAGCTCAAGCTCGGCGATCCGCTGTACCTGCGCTACTGGCACTTCCTGGAAGGCATCGTCGTCGGCCAGGACTACTCGACCGGCACGTCCGTCGAACACTGCTCGGCACCCTGCCTGGGGCTCTCGTACCAGACCGACCAGCAGGTCACCCGGATCATCCTGACGAAGCTGCCCGTCAGCCTGTCACTGGTGGTCGGAGCGATGGTCCTCTGGCTCCTGCTGGGCGTCGGCACCGGGGTGCTCTCCGCCTGGCGGCGCGGCCGGTTCACCGAGCGTGCCCTGACCGGAATCACCCTCGCGGGCATCTCCACACCCGTCTTCGTCATCGGCCTCGTCCTGATGATCGTGGTCTGCGGGCAACTGGAGCTGCTGCCCTTCCCGGAGTACGTCTCCTTCTCCGGCGACCCCGAGCAGTGGGCCTGGGGCCTGCTGCTGCCCTGGTTCACCCTCGCCCTCAGCGAGTCGGCCTACTTCGCCCGGCTCACCCGGGCGTCGATGCTGGAGACGCTCGCCGAGGACCACATCCGCACCTTCCGCGCCTACGGGGTGGGCGAGCGGTCCATCGTGGGCCGGCACGCCCTGCGGGGCGCCATGGCACCGATCATCGCCCTGAACGCCAACGACTTCGGCAGTGCGGTGGGCGGCGCCGTGCTCATCGAGTCGCTCTTCGGGCTGCCCGGCATCGGCCAGGAACTGGTGCATGCCGTGACCGTCGTGGACCTCCCGGTCGTCGTCGGCATGGTCCTGGTGATCGGCTTCTTCGTGGTCCTCGCCAACGCCGTCGCCGACGTGCTGTACGCGGTGGCCGACCGACGGGTGGTACTGACGTGA
- a CDS encoding ABC transporter permease, translating to MSEALVATQVPEVSPSGTSGARQFWRRLRTQRAALVAAAVVALLVLLALAAPLLTAIEGQDPTTYHPSLVDSARGGVPIGSFGGMSGDHWLGVEPQTGRDLFARLVYGARVSLGVALAATAVQVFLGVVVGVAAALGSRWVDQLLSRLADIIVALPLMIMALALLAIVPSSFPRPVLVALIIGFVAWGTIAKIARAATLSLKELDYVSAARLSGWSTWRIARRELLPGLAAPVITYAALMVPANIAIEASLSFLGVGVKPPTPSWGQMLTSANVWYQAAPQYLLLPAGALFVTVLALTVLGDGIRTALDPRAASRLRVGTGRKQEAKADTSAGQEARS from the coding sequence GTGAGCGAGGCACTTGTCGCCACCCAGGTCCCCGAGGTGTCCCCCTCGGGGACCTCGGGGGCCCGTCAGTTCTGGCGGCGGCTGCGTACGCAGCGCGCCGCCCTCGTCGCGGCGGCCGTCGTCGCGCTGCTGGTCCTGCTCGCGCTCGCCGCGCCGCTGCTCACCGCGATCGAGGGGCAGGACCCGACCACGTACCATCCCTCCCTGGTGGACTCCGCGCGCGGTGGCGTGCCGATCGGATCCTTCGGAGGGATGAGCGGGGACCACTGGCTCGGCGTCGAACCGCAGACCGGACGCGACCTGTTCGCGCGGCTGGTCTACGGCGCCAGGGTCTCCCTGGGCGTCGCGCTCGCCGCCACCGCCGTGCAGGTCTTCCTCGGTGTCGTCGTCGGCGTCGCGGCCGCGCTCGGCAGCCGATGGGTTGATCAACTGTTGAGCCGGCTCGCGGACATCATCGTCGCCCTGCCATTGATGATCATGGCGTTGGCTCTGCTGGCCATCGTGCCCAGCAGCTTCCCGAGGCCGGTGCTGGTCGCGCTCATCATCGGCTTCGTCGCCTGGGGCACCATCGCCAAGATCGCGCGCGCCGCGACGCTCAGCCTGAAGGAACTCGACTACGTCTCCGCCGCCCGGCTCAGCGGCTGGAGCACCTGGCGGATCGCCCGCCGGGAACTGCTGCCCGGGCTCGCCGCGCCCGTCATCACCTACGCCGCGCTCATGGTCCCGGCCAACATCGCCATCGAGGCCTCGCTGTCCTTCCTCGGCGTCGGTGTGAAGCCTCCGACGCCGTCCTGGGGACAGATGCTCACCTCCGCCAACGTCTGGTACCAGGCCGCCCCGCAGTACCTGCTGCTGCCGGCAGGCGCGCTGTTCGTGACCGTGCTCGCGCTCACCGTCCTCGGCGACGGCATCCGCACCGCCCTGGACCCGCGCGCGGCCTCCCGCCTGCGCGTGGGCACGGGCCGCAAGCAGGAGGCCAAGGCGGACACGAGCGCCGGGCAGGAGGCGCGCTCATGA
- a CDS encoding DUF3492 domain-containing protein, with product MRIGLLTEGGYPYVSGDARLWCDRLVRGLGQHEFDLYALSRTERQEDEGWIPLPPQVSRVRTAPLWTADDDGVRYGRRARRRFAECYGELATALCAGSAGDPSEASGKAPAAEADRFGSALYGLAELARDEGGLVRALRSETAVHALERACRAPGALRAAREARVPDLLAVAAHLELALRPLSLDWYKDDGLGSVDLCHATSGGPAALPGLLAGHFHGVPLLVTEYGVRLRTHYLAATDAPPAVRSLLASFHGRLAAEIYDRAEVVTPGNAHARRWQERCGADRAKLRTVYPGMEASRFAEVGESPDCADPFTLVWVGRVEPAKDLVSLLHAFAEIRKEEPKARLRIVGTPAGAEGEAYLGHCRVLAAQLFPDEAEGLHSVGDNPVSFQEVGGPELPDLTDAYAAGAVTVLSSVVEGFPISLVEAMFCGRATVSTDVGAVVEIIGGTGLVVPPRNPRALAEACLALLRDPERRERLGAAARARALELFTVEQNTTAFHGIYLEIVSHAPVRRVVLDAAGEPLPFAAPAEAHVPGRWTDPAARVVARGGPGWAAADAPGRATPPTPARPAMPATGGAR from the coding sequence GTGCGCATCGGACTGCTTACGGAGGGTGGCTATCCGTATGTGAGCGGTGACGCCAGGCTCTGGTGCGACCGGCTCGTGCGCGGGCTCGGGCAGCACGAATTCGACCTCTACGCGCTCAGCCGCACCGAGCGTCAGGAGGACGAGGGCTGGATCCCGCTGCCGCCGCAGGTCAGCCGCGTGCGTACGGCGCCGCTGTGGACGGCCGACGACGACGGGGTCCGGTACGGGCGGCGGGCGCGCCGACGGTTCGCCGAGTGCTACGGCGAGTTGGCGACCGCGCTGTGCGCGGGGAGCGCCGGGGATCCTTCCGAGGCGTCCGGGAAGGCCCCCGCCGCTGAGGCGGACCGTTTCGGCAGCGCGCTGTACGGGCTCGCCGAACTCGCCCGCGACGAAGGCGGGCTGGTGAGAGCACTCCGCTCCGAGACCGCCGTACACGCCCTGGAACGCGCGTGTCGTGCGCCCGGAGCCCTGAGGGCGGCGCGCGAGGCGCGCGTACCGGATCTGCTTGCCGTCGCCGCACATCTCGAACTCGCCCTGCGCCCCCTCTCGCTCGACTGGTACAAGGACGACGGGCTCGGCTCGGTCGACCTGTGCCATGCGACGTCCGGCGGCCCCGCGGCCCTGCCCGGCCTGCTCGCCGGCCACTTCCACGGCGTACCCCTGCTGGTGACCGAGTACGGTGTCCGGCTGCGCACGCACTACCTGGCCGCCACGGACGCTCCGCCCGCCGTACGGTCCCTGCTCGCCTCCTTCCACGGCAGGCTCGCCGCCGAGATCTACGACCGGGCCGAGGTCGTCACGCCCGGCAACGCGCACGCCCGCCGCTGGCAGGAGCGCTGCGGTGCCGACCGCGCGAAGCTCCGCACCGTCTACCCGGGCATGGAGGCCTCCCGTTTCGCGGAGGTGGGCGAGTCCCCGGACTGCGCGGACCCCTTCACCCTGGTCTGGGTCGGCCGCGTCGAACCCGCCAAGGACCTGGTCTCGTTGCTGCACGCCTTCGCGGAGATCCGCAAGGAGGAGCCGAAGGCCCGGCTGCGGATCGTCGGCACACCGGCCGGCGCCGAGGGCGAGGCCTATCTCGGGCACTGCCGGGTGCTGGCCGCGCAGCTCTTCCCCGACGAGGCCGAAGGGCTGCACTCCGTCGGAGACAACCCCGTCTCCTTCCAGGAGGTCGGCGGCCCGGAACTCCCGGACCTCACCGACGCGTACGCCGCCGGCGCCGTCACCGTCCTGTCCAGCGTCGTCGAGGGATTCCCGATCAGCCTGGTCGAGGCCATGTTCTGCGGCCGCGCGACGGTCTCCACGGACGTCGGCGCGGTCGTGGAGATCATCGGAGGCACGGGGCTCGTCGTACCGCCGCGCAACCCGCGGGCGCTCGCCGAGGCGTGCCTGGCGCTCCTGCGCGACCCCGAGCGCCGTGAGCGCCTGGGTGCCGCCGCACGCGCGCGTGCGCTCGAACTGTTCACCGTCGAGCAGAACACCACGGCATTTCACGGCATTTACCTGGAGATCGTCTCGCACGCGCCGGTGCGCCGCGTCGTCCTCGACGCCGCCGGCGAGCCCCTGCCCTTCGCCGCCCCCGCCGAGGCCCATGTGCCCGGCCGCTGGACCGACCCGGCAGCACGTGTCGTGGCCCGCGGCGGACCCGGCTGGGCGGCGGCGGACGCGCCGGGACGCGCGACGCCGCCGACGCCGGCCAGGCCCGCGATGCCGGCCACGGGGGGTGCGCGATGA